The Vitis vinifera cultivar Pinot Noir 40024 chromosome 1, ASM3070453v1 DNA segment GAAAATTAGGGCATGGCAGTAAGCATGCCCAAGAGCCAAAGCTATGGGACAAAGTAGTACTGCCCTACCCTCGTGCACATACACCCGAAAAACACAACCTCACCACCCATAGAGTTCCAGTCTATAAAGGATCAGAAAATGTGAAATGCCCATCAATGCCAAGTGCCTAACAAAGTGAAAAACCCATTTAAGCAAAATGTTCATTTAGGCGAAATGCCCAACGAGATGAAATGTCCATCTAGGCTAAATATCCATCAAGGCGAAATGCTCAATAAGGCGAAATGCCCATCAAGACCGAATGCCCATCTAGGCAAAATGCCCAACAAGGTGAAATGCCCATCCAAGCAAAGTGCTCAAACAAAGCAAGATTCTTAAAGGAAGATCAAAAGACAGTAGTGCACGTTGTGTCGCCTTGTGCAAATCCCTAAGCGTCGCCGCTCCTCGAGGCGATGTGTGTATGAcataatattttcctatgaATTGCAACACGAAGGTTTTGCGCCCAACCAGCTCTCGACACATGATGTTTCAAACCCATTTGGTTGCAAAAGAGGGCATTGGAGGTACCGACTATAGAAGACGGCCAACTCATAAGTCTGTCTACTCACTCAAGTCAAATGACGGATTTCACTACAAAAGATGTCTCTTAGGGGAAAGGGTACCCGGATGTTGTATCAGTCGAATATCGCCTCCCGGCTCCATTTAAACCTATAGTGATCCGAGACCCGGCCTTTGACCTATCCTATAAGAACTAAAAATGATGACTGGGAAGAAGCTATCGGATCGATAACACAGATCATGTGGTACAAATACCGAGGAACAAATTTTAAAGGAAATCCTTATCTTGTCACATCAACAGGAAACGTCAGGATTGGTTGGCCACGCGTCGCCTAACATAGATATGTCAAGCCAATTGTGTATGCCACGCAACCTCCAACATTTTACTCAAgccaaagaaggaaaaagaacaaGAGATGGGGATCCTTCTCCTAAAGAGCCAAGATACCCACCAATAGAGAAGGTGACACTAGAAGATTGGTTAGCGACTCGGATAGTCACCGGATCATCACATCCGAAAAGGTTGTGCACCAGCAAGGTCCATTCCATACAATTCATCTAATTATTATGGTTCCTCATCACATGTATATGAAATCTGCTCCACAAGCCATTGCAGTTTAAACATATATGCTTGGATTATTTTCTCTTCAATATTTATTGACTTTTAGCAGTGGTTAAGGTTATAGAGTATTTACCTGGGCAATTGAATTTCCTGTTTCTCTGGCAATTTTTTTGAGCACCTCACATTCCATAACTCGATCAGTTCCCCAGTGTTCCTTTGGCACCCAAGGGGGAGTATGCCGTGATATGGATACCCTTTTCCGCACATATATAACTCCCTGAGCTTCTTCTGCTGCTAAAGTGGGTTCATTTTCACCTTTACAAACAAATCACGTTCACTTCCCACTCATAATCTCTTCATCAAATCCCAATTCTGAGTAATACAAGAATATCATGGCAAAGCTGAGAGAAATAAAACACTCACTTGATTGACTGCCGGAAGGATGCTAGCTGTCTGGAGCAACTCCTCGAGCTTGTTGCATGAGAAGTTGCTTACACCTATGGCCTTTGTGAGGCTGAGCTTCTGAAAATCTTCCATGGCTTTCCAAACAGACCCCAAGTCAATAGGAAGGTGGCCATCCTTATTTACAGGCAACTCATAGTTCCCAGGCTTCAGGCTTACCGACCAATGAATGAGATAGAGATCAAGATAGTCCAGTTGAAGATtcttagaaaaagaaagtaTAGATGAGATTCTATAATAGTACGGCTATATAAAGACACGGGTATGCTAGAAGTGTTTGGTTTATTACTTGAGTGTGTTTTGTAGTGCAGGGAGGACGCGGTCATGATGTGCATCGCTGCACCAAAGCTTGGAGGTGATAAAAAGCTCATCCCTCGATTTAATGAGCCCCAGCTTCACTGCTTTCTTTATTGCTTCACCTAGAGGTTTCTCTGACAGGTACGCAGCAACGCAGTCGAAGTGTCTGTAACCTAACTCTATTGCAGTGAGAATGGAATCTATCATGGTTTCTGATGGAGCAAAAGGATACACAGTTGTGACCATGCCCACAAGAGGGATGGCCTTTCCTGTGGATCCTAATGTCATTTCTGGAATGCTTATCATCTTTCCTGTGTTTTATCTTGTGCGAAACCCACAGTTCCTTTGAGGTCAATATATACGGCTAGAATCCACAAAACAATGGCTTTAGTGTATGGGGTTAGTTCATTATTTTCTGGCTGACTTTTGACTCCATGTGCGATTTCCGCACTTTTGGATTTCTGGATCTCGCTGGAAAGAAAATTTCCGCTTCTGCACTCTGATGAAAAGGAGCCAATTAGGCGGCCGCTTCTTCAAATGGGACCCACTTCATTTTATCTTCATTCATGTCATGGATCTTTAccagtttttttagttttttttttgcctataGTTAAGGCgttcattttaattttagttttaatttactttgtttttaacttctttctttttttattcttttatgaaATGAGACTACTAATTAAAATACTTACAAATTCTCTTGAAAGATGAgtcacaataatttttaaaactaaattttatattttttaaaaaaaattaatcatcgaataattgattttaaattacaaatacattTCTTAATTAAACAGTTTGTTGTTCCAtttaattctatataaatatgataataattataaatatttagatCTTGAGATAATTTCCTGATATCCtctattaataatataataaaattgtgaatattattccttttaatataacaatttataataattctTGAGTCACCTTTTAAGAACCCATTATCATTGATCCAACCATCAATGGCTTGAGTGTAtgtgttaaagaaaataatgataaaaatctaataatatgtaaaataaaaaattttcaaaaaaaaatattataaattatcaatacaatatacttaaatatttcaaaaatatattaaataaatggaGAAGTTATACATATACATATCTCCATatatttataaaggaaaaaaattgtccAAGAAAATTACTTGAATTCAGAAATAAGCTTTTTCCAAAGGTCCAATTATTTCGTatgtttccttttcttattcCCACCaactattttctttaatttcatttcatgATTCCTAAAATTAGTGTGCCCTGCCTCCTTAGccaattataaatatcatatagttaaaaaaaaattaaatagttaacctagtaaaattttatatataatattttaaaatattaaataagataatagaaaattgtaaaattaaaattttaatttaatcttataTTATAAACATATGGTAATGATGTTTgcataactaaattaattaaaatttaaaaaaattgaaagttaaAGCAGCTAAAaagcattttaaaataatttatttaaaaattaaaaatttgaataaacaGGTTATATTCATGTTAATAGATTTAATGGATAAAAAGCATATTAATAGATTGAGATCAGTTGAATTGGTTGAAGTAGTGTTAATAGATTATCAGTACCAATTATATACAATTCAACTtaacatatattattataattaaaattaaataattaaattaattaatattaaaaaaataaattttaagttaaagcaaaaaggtattttaaaaaatacattaataaatttaaatttaaaacttaaaatttcaatagctaggttgagagttaaCAAATTTAATGCATTAGAATTATGTTAATAAATTGACATTATGCTAACAAGTTTAATGGatcataattatttaataaattatctatgttattcatatttaatttaatttaatttatttattaaacgggTTATCTCGTGTTATTGCGTGTAATACACGGGTCATATTTATGTAAAATCATTCTCACATGATAATTAAACATATCGGTTGAGTTATAAATTCCTATTGCAAAGTCAGCACATTTTCACCCTTACATGGGTCACTCAAGTTAGCTACAAACTTGACTACAAGCATCCCAACCATACGTACGATTGCCAGATTTAAGTTAGTTGAGCGATGCCGTAATCCAGGTAAACGGTCAATATTTGGATCCCATCTAGAAGCTCGAAATATTTAAACGGTTACGTTTAACCGTTACccttaattcaattcaaaataattttccaccTTTGGGGTGTCCAAAAAAGTCAAACCCATCCTCCCAAATTGGGATTATTGTGTATAGAGTATAAGGAGGTGTTGGGGGAGGGAGAGAATTCTCAAGCGTAGAGACGAAATACCAACGGGTAGGAGTTAGGAAAATGGCAAAGTCACCTCAAGTGAGTCTTGGAGCTTGTGGACTCACCATGCCGGTACTTGGCATGGGAACTTCTTCCTGGCCTCCGGCCGACCCAGAAACGGCCAAGTTGGCAATTATCGAAGCCATCAAAGCCGGTTACCGCCACTTTGATACGGCATTCGCCTATGGATCCGAGCAGCCTCTGGGCCAAGCCATAGCTGAAGCTCTGCGCCTCGGTCTCATCAAGTCCAGGGATGATCTGTTCATCACCTCTAAACTATGGAGCAGCTATACTGACCGTGATCAAGTTGTGCCTGCAATCAAGATGAGTCTCCGGTAATACATCCCCCCAGTAGTGCTTACAAAAACCCAAAACATACAAACGGGATTCCCCTCTAAatctttcataaaaatttttTACTATCGTTGATTTTTATTGGTTGCATAATTAGGAACCTTCAATTGGACTACCTCGACATGTATCTGATACATTTGCCATTGAAACTGAGCCAAGAGATCCGTAAAACCCCAGTTCCAAAAGAGATATTAATGCCCTTGGACATCAAGTCAGTATGGGAAGGCATGGAAGAGTGTCAGAGACTGGGCCTCACTAAAGCCATTGGTGTCAGTAATTTCTCTCCTAGAATGCTCGAGGAGACACTGGCAATTGCCGAAATTCCTCCAGCAGTCAATCAAGTAAGTTTGATTCTCACAAACATAGTCTGAtgcaatatatttattatagatATAATATGATTCACATCCAATTTGATTATTATATGTAATGAAAAGGTGGAGATGAACCCGCTTTGGCAGCAGAAGAAGCTACGAGAGCACTGCAACGCAAAGGGCATCCATATTACTGCTTACTCTCCTTTGGGTGCGAATGGGACCAAATGGGGAGACAACAGAATTGTGGAGTGTGATGTCCTGGAAGATATCGCCAAGGCTAGGGGAAAAACAACTGCTCAGGTTCCCTTTCTTGCTTATAATTAAAACATTCTTAGGaagatattttataatttaaaatttgtatctCGACGACCAACCCGTTAATTCTCCGAGCCACTAGGATCTGGCTCCACATGACAAATGcaacatatttttaaatcatttatttgtgactt contains these protein-coding regions:
- the LOC100268152 gene encoding non-functional NADPH-dependent codeinone reductase 2, coding for MTLGSTGKAIPLVGMVTTVYPFAPSETMIDSILTAIELGYRHFDCVAAYLSEKPLGEAIKKAVKLGLIKSRDELFITSKLWCSDAHHDRVLPALQNTLNLKPGNYELPVNKDGHLPIDLGSVWKAMEDFQKLSLTKAIGVSNFSCNKLEELLQTASILPAVNQMECDIKDFGKQNGEFHDLIAETD
- the LOC100233130 gene encoding galacturonic acid reductase (The RefSeq protein has 4 substitutions compared to this genomic sequence) yields the protein MAKAPQVSLGACGLTMPVLGMGTSSYPPADAETAKLAIIEAIKAGYRHFDTAFAYGSEQPLGQAIVEALRLGLIKSRDDLFITSKLWSSYTDRDQVVPAIKMSLRNLQLDYLDMYLIHLPLKLSQEIRKTPVPKEILMPLDIKSVWEGMEECQRLGLTKAIGVSNFSPRMLEETLAIAEIPPAVNQVEMNPLWQQKKLREHCNAKGIHITAYSPLGANGTKWGDNRIVECDVLEDIAKARGKTTAQVSMRWVYEQGVSIVAKSFNKERMKQNLEIFDWSLTEEELERISQLPQRKGFLISSILGAHDFTLQLDDEI